The genomic region AACTCCTATTTTTTATAATTCTCTTTTACAATTGATTTCTCATTAATTTCTAATTTATTTTTATATTCTATTTTTTCGATATTACAGCCTTCACCAATATTAATATTATTTCCTCTTACAACTTTACATTTTGTATATTCAAGATATATTTCATCTGCTTCAATTTCTTCTACTATCAAAATATATCTGCTATTAAAGAAGAGATTACTGAAAATACCCTTATCTTCTTTTCTAACTGATAGCTTTTCTCCCCCTATTTCTGTTATATTGCTTCTTCTTTGTAGAATTATTTCTATATTATCAGCACTTAGTAATCCCTTAATATTTATCTTTCCTTCAGCATAAAAATCTTCAGCTTCACAATTATTTTCTACAAACATTTCT from Clostridium isatidis harbors:
- a CDS encoding polymer-forming cytoskeletal protein, producing MKNKLNINGIGDIVAGEYANIEISGIANMQGDIRADSIEVDGKVKAFGNVKADEIEINGHVTSEGKIEANFLDISGYFKGIDNASGEKLKVNGRIKSKNISFKDISLVGEMFVENNCEAEDFYAEGKINIKGLLSADNIEIILQRRSNITEIGGEKLSVRKEDKGIFSNLFFNSRYILIVEEIEADEIYLEYTKCKVVRGNNINIGEGCNIEKIEYKNKLEINEKSIVKENYKK